A genomic window from Fusarium falciforme chromosome 2, complete sequence includes:
- a CDS encoding DNA damage-inducible protein 1, with translation MRITLNIFNPQAGEQDSLLTLEIFPDMTLATLRESIQAESTIPPTSQHLYHNGRLISDDTQTMEQHQIKDGDMLALHVRDMRGSTGVPEQARRPQPRRRGGNEQDPELIRLQILGQPAVRAQLQRQHPELAAAVDNPARFAQIFHDSQDREQRERMERQREIERLNDDPFNVENQRKIEEMIRQERVMENLQNAMEHNPEVFGRVHMLYLDVAVNGHNVKALVDSGAQATIMSPACAEECGIMRLVDTRFAGVARGVGTANIIGRVHSAQIKIGNLFLPCSFTVMEGKSVDLLLGLDMLKRYQATIDLAKDKLIIQGEEVPFLGEAEIPKEEEAAIVQEPTLPGPDGTTIGQRSGAVLPPGEQQQQPAAAPPQPAPVAAPAAPPAAPPAAAPAQPAAPRIQISPQAIESLVSMGATREQAIQALQAADGNADVAASLIFF, from the exons AT GCGCATCACCCTCAATATATTTAATCCCCAAGCTGGGGAGCAGGACAGCCTGCTTACACTCGAAATCTTCCCCGACATGACCTTGGCCACCCTCCGCGAGTCTATCCAGGCAGAATCAACCATCCCTCCGACCTCACAACACCTCTACCATAATGGCCGCCTAATCTCCGACGATACCCAGACGATGGAGCAACACCAGATCAAGGATGGGGACATGCTGGCTCTGCACGTCCGTGATATGCGAGGCAGCACAGGCGTACCAGAGCAAGCTCGGCGTCCTCAGCCTCGGAGACGAGGCGGCAATGAACAAGACCCCGAGCTTATTCGCCTTCAGATTTTGGGTCAACCTGCAGTGAGGGCGCAGCTCCAGAGACAGCACCCTGAGCTGGCCGCGGCCGTGGACAACCCAGCTCGCTTTGCCCAGATATTTCACGATAGCCAGGACCGAGAGCAGCGAGAGCGTATGGAACGGCAACGGGAGATTGAAAGATTGAATGACGACCCCTTTAATGTCGAAAACCAGAGGAAGATTGAAGAAATGATCCGTCAGGAGCGAGTTATGGAGAACCTGCAAAATGCCATGGAGCACAACCCCGAGG TCTTTGGACGAGTCCACATGCTCTACCTCGACGTGGCTGTGAACGGTCACAATGTCAAAGCCTTGGTGGACTCTGGAGCCCAGGCAACCATCATGTCTCCTGCTTGTGCCGAGGAATGTGGAATTATGCGTCTTGTTGATACCCGATTTGCTGGCGTTGCTCGTGGTGTGGGAACGGCCAACATCATCGGACGTGTCCATTCGGCGCAGATCAAGATTGGAAACCTCTTCCTGCCCTGCAGTTTCACTGTCATGGAGGGCAAGTCAGTCGATCTGCTGCTCGGCCTCGATATGCTGAAGCGATACCAGGCCACCATTGACTTGGCCAAGGACAAGCTGATCATCCAAGGCGAGGAGGTTCCTTTCCTGGGAGAGGCAGAAATCCccaaagaggaggaggcagcaATTGTACAGGAGCCTACCTTGCCTGGTCCCGACGGAACAACCATCGGACAACGGTCGGGCGCTGTTCTTCCTCCCGGtgaacagcaacagcaacctgcggcagctcctcctcagcccgCGCCAGTCGCTGCACCCGCTGCTCCCCCTGCTGCGCCTCCAGCTGCGgccccagcccagcctgcTGCTCCGAGGATACAGATTTCGCCGCAAGCTATTGAGAGCCTGGTATCAATGGGAGCTACGAGGGAGCAAGCGATCCAGGCACTCCAAGCAGCAGACGGCAACGCGGACGTGGCTGCCAGTTTGATCTTTTTCTAA
- a CDS encoding Orotate phosphoribosyltransferase — MSQLAPYKQDFLQAAIAGEILKFGSFELKSKRISPYFFNAGLFHTARLAGAIATAFAKSIAEAQQQTGLDFDIIFGPAYKGIPLASSIAVKLGELAPENLDRVSYSFDRKEAKDHGEGGNIVGAPLKGKKILIVDDVITAGTAKREAIDKIRKEGGIVVGIVVALDRMEKLPAADGDESKPGPSAIGELRKEYGIPIFAILTLDDIIAGMKSFASEDDIKRTEEYRLKYKASD; from the coding sequence ATGTCTCAGCTCGCCCCCTACAAGCAAGACTTCCTCCAGGCCGCCATCGCTGGCGAGATCCTCAAGTTTGGCAGCTTCGAGCTCAAGTCGAAGCGCATCTCGCCCTACTTCTTCAACGCCGGCCTCTTCCACACTGCCCGCCTCGCTGGCGCCATCGCCACCGCGTTCGCCAAGTCCATCGCCGAGGCCCAGCAGCAGACCGGCCTCGACTTCGACATCATCTTTGGCCCCGCCTACAAGGGCATCCCTCTTGCCTCGTCCATCGCCGTCAAGCTCGGCGAGTTGGCTCCCGAGAACCTGGACCGCGTGTCGTACTCTTTTGACcgcaaggaggccaaggaccaTGGTGAGGGAGGCAACATTGTTGGTGCTCccctcaagggcaagaagattCTGATTGTCGACGATGTCATCACTGCCGGCACCGCCAAGAGGGAGGCCATTGACAAGATCCGCAAGGAGGGCGGTATCGTCGTTGGTATCGTCGTTGCTCTAGACCGCATGGAGAAGCTCCCTGCCGCCGACGGAGACGAGTCCAAGCCCGGCCCCAGTGCCATTGGTGAGCTTCGCAAGGAGTATGGCATCCCCATCTTTGCCATCCTGACCCTGGACGACATCATTGCCGGCATGAAGAGCTTCGCTTCCGAGGACGACATCAAGCGCACTGAAGAGTACCGCCTCAAGTACAAGGCCAGCGACTAA
- a CDS encoding Ribosomal RNA-processing protein 8 produces the protein MFAVPGWSVSADTLKAEAPSANNNSAPGTKSKKRKRNNAAAAAAAATENVTSSTVADLWESVIEGKKPEAPPKPDKSAKRQKKDGKGKRGDDEQPQDNSKQSEKNGDAQPKSKKEKKQKQKKKPAEDKDANQEEPAPTSAKNDAIVKATPLPPAPPKLTPLQASMREKLISARFRHLNETLYTKPSEEAYQLFQDSPEMFDEYHEGFRRQVKVWPENPVDSFLQDIRSRGKVRQPGKGRPGAPPTPLAKMPLPRTQQECTIADLGCGDARLAEALQADGKKLRVNVKSFDLQSPSPLVTKADIANLPLADGSVNIAVFCLALMGTNWVDFIEEAYRILHWKGELWVAEIKSRFGPIRNKNAPVVHSVGNRKKAAAGKKGKGKGDDDADNDEDLAVEVDGADDRRRETDVSAFVEVLKSRGFVLQGDRAAIDLSNKMFVKMHFIKGASPTKGKGVKPQEPPKGKRGIIRRIDPVDEEPEVNESSILKPCVYKIR, from the coding sequence ATGTTCGCGGTGCCAGGATGGTCCGTGTCAGCAGACACGCTCAAGGCTGAAGCGCCTTCAGCAAACAACAACAGCGCCCCCGGCACGAAGTCaaagaagcgcaagcgcaACAACGCTGCCGCGGCCGCTGCTGCAGCTACGGAAAATGTCACATCCTCAACCGTGGCCGACCTGTGGGAATCAGTCATTGAGGGCAAGAAGCCTGAAGCCCCTCCCAAGCCCGATAAGTCTGCCAAGCGGCAGAAGAAGGATGGCAAGGGGAAGCGCGGTGACGATGAGCAACCTCAGGACAACAGCAAGCAGAGTGAAAAGAATGGAGATGCCCAacccaagagcaagaaggaaaagaagcagaagcaaaagaagaagcccgcAGAAGACAAGGATGCCAACCAAGAAGAGCCTGCTCCTACATCAGCAAAGAACGacgccatcgtcaaggcAACACCTCTGCCTCCCGCTCCTCCCAAGCTCACTCCCCTTCAAGCCTCCATGAGAGAGAAGCTCATCTCAGCACGGTTCCGACACCTCAACGAGACGCTCTACACGAAGCCATCAGAAGAAGCGTACCAGCTCTTCCAGGACTCCCCCGAGATGTTTGACGAATACCACGAGGGCTTCCGCCGACAGGTCAAGGTCTGGCCCGAGAACCCCGTCGACAGCTTCCTCCAAGACATCCGCTCCCGTGGCAAGGTTCGCCAGCCGGGCAAGGGAAGGCCTGGCGCCCCTCCTACGCCCCTCGCCAAGATGCCGTTGCCCCGTACTCAGCAGGAGTGCACCATCGCCGACCTCGGCTGCGGCGACGCCCGCCTCGCTGAGGCTCTTCAAGCCGATGGCAAGAAGCTCCGCGTCAACGTCAAGAGCTTCGATCTGCAAAGCCCCAGTCCTCTTGTTACCAAGGCCGACATTGCAAACCTGCCTCTTGCTGATGGCTCCGTCAACATCGCTGTCTTCTGCCTTGCCCTGATGGGCACCAACTGGGTCGACTTCATTGAGGAAGCCTACCGCATCCTGCACTGGAAAGGCGAGCTCTGGGTTGCCGAGATCAAGAGCCGGTTCGGGCCCATCCGGAACAAGAATGCCCCCGTCGTCCACAGCGTCGGAAATCGCAAGAAGGCGGCCGcgggcaagaagggcaagggcaagggtgatgacgatgccgacAACGACGAGGATTTGGCTGTCGAGGTGGACGGTGCGGATGACCGCCGCCGGGAGACTGATGTTTCGGCATTCGTCGAGGTTCTCAAGTCGCGCGGTTTCGTCCTTCAGGGGGACCGCGCGGCTATTGACCTATCCAACAAGATGTTTGTCAAGATGCACTTCATCAAGGGTGCATCGCCGACAAAGGGCAAGGGTGTGAAACCCCAGGAGCCTCCCAAGGGGAAGAGGGGCATTATCCGCAGGATAGACCCCGTGGATGAGGAGCCAGAGGTCAACGAATCTTCCATCCTGAAGCCATGCGTCTACAAGATTCGATGA
- a CDS encoding N-acetyltransferase domain-containing protein — protein MSSMEKKNEFATAARDMIFSGGATDDRDTDDDGGAIDDSCDADEEMVTSKRNIAQLRIQKRNSEAGLLKKVIPFHWAPMLSPLTENDIATCVTLENAAISDPRHRSLPEKIEYRIRKSGGVCYGLFNTYRPNDAKDWTITTLQHSRPVESGRYDHAKHVMFVHILATLGTHPVVTDADMAMPENWRDPSACQGSPLGHQSMGRTICLHSFVVCPEVQGVGIGKTAMTSYLQLMNESGMADRVALICQPYAIPFYKCFGFRDIGLSTEALAGQGWHAMVLDLSGPKKKTKEEPTQVAKKPGSST, from the exons ATGAGCAGCATGGAAAAGAAGAATGAGTTCGCCACGGCCGCCAGAGACATGATCTTCTCTGGAGGCGCCACGGATGATAGGGACACGGACGACGATGGTGGCGCCATCGACGACTCGTGCGACGCAGACGAGGAGATGGTCACGTCCAAGAGGAACATTGCCCAGCTGAGAATCCAGAAGAGAAACTCGGAAGCCGGTCTTCTGAAGAAAGTCATCCCATTCCACTGGGCCCCGATGCTCTCGCCCCTGACCGAGAACGACATTGCAACCTGTGTCACGCTCGAGAACGCTGCGATCTCCGACCCAAGACACAGGTCGCTGCCCGAGAAG ATTGAGTATCGCATCCGCAAGTCTGGAGGGGTCTGCTACGGCCTCTTCAACACATACAGACCAAATGATGCAAAGGACTGGACCATCACCACCCTGCAGCACAGCCGACCTGTCGAATCTGGCCGCTATGACCATGCCAAGCATGTCATGTTTGTCCATATCCTAGCTACCCTCGGAACTCACCCAGTCGTCACCGACGCCGACATGGCCATGCCCGAGAACTGGCGAGATCCTTCGGCCTGTCAAGGTTCACCCTTGGGCCATCAGTCGATGGGGAGAACGATTTGTCTCCATTCCTTTGTCGTGTGCCCCGAGGTCCAAGGTGTCGGCATTGGCAAGACGGCGATGACGTCGTATCTCCAGCTCATGAACGAGTCTGGCATGGCTGATCGAGTTGCATTGATCTGCCAACCT TACGCGATCCCATTCTACAAGTGTTTTGGCTTCAGAGATATCGGCCTGAGCACCGAGGCCCTTGCAGGACAAGGCTGGCATGCCATG GTGCTCGACCTCAGCGGTCCCAAGAAAAAGACCAAGGAAGAACCCACTCAAGTGGCTAAGAAGCCCGGGAGCTCAACATGA
- a CDS encoding Rab GDP dissociation inhibitor, translated as MDEIAKEYDVIVLGTGLTECILSGVFSVKGKKVLHIDRNDHYGGEAASVNLEALFKKYGNYREGEEPWKQYGRLNDWNIDLVPKFLMSSGELTNILVSTDVTRYLEFKQVAGSYVQQGSGSKATVAKVPSDAPEALKSPLMGIFEKRRMKSFIEWVGTFDINDPATHKGLDINGCTMKDVFDKFGLETTTKDFIGHAMALYLTDDYITTPGQAPEAIERIRLYGNSVARYGKSPYIYPLYGLGELPQGFARLSAIYGGTYMLNTHVDEILYEGDKAVGIKATMSGVEEMKFETNAKLILGDPSYFVDKTKVVGHVLRAICILKHPLAGTNDSDSAQLIIPQSQVGRKNDIYIACVSSAHNVCPKGYWIAIVSTIAETTANHHLELQPGLDRLGKIEEQFMGPPIPIYEPNSDGTNDNIFISKSYDATSHFETTTDDVKDIYRRAAGEELKVEGLRDGIQVAEDQ; from the exons ATGGATGAGATTGCAAAGGAATACGACGTCATCGTGCTGGGCACTG GACTGACCGAGTGTATTCTCTCTGG TGTCTTCAgcgtcaagggcaagaaggtccTCCACATCGACCGGAATGACCACTATGGCGG AGAGGCGGCATCCGTGAACCTCGAGGCG CTCTTCAAGAAGTATGGCAACTACCGCGAAGGCGAGGAGCCCTGGAAGCAGTATGGCCGCCTCAACGACTGGAACATCGACCTCGTTCCCAAGTTCCTCATGTCCTCGGGCGAGTTGACCAACATCCTCGTCTCCACCGACGTGACACGATATCTCGAGTTCAAGCAGGTTGCCGGCAGCTACGTCCAGCAGGGCTCTGGAAGCAAAGCTACCGTCGCAAAGGTGCCTTCTGACGCCCCGGAGGCTCTGAAGTCCCCCTTGATGGGTATCTTTGAGAAGCGACGCATGAAGTCCTTCATCGAGTGGGTCGGCACTTTTGACATCAACGACCCCGCGACACACAAGG GTCTCGACATCAACGGCTGCACCATGAAGGATGTCTTTGACAAGTTCGGACTTGAGACAACTACCAAGGACTTCATTGGCCACGCCATGGCCCTGTACCTCACTGACGACTACATCACCACCCCCGGCCAGGCCCCCGAGGCCATCGAGCGCATCCGCCTCTACGGCAACTCGGTTGCTCGATATGGCAAGTCCCCTTACATCTACCCTCTCTACGGTCTCGGCGAGCTCCCCCAGGGCTTTGCCCGTCTGTCCGCCATCTACGGTGGCACTTACATGCTCAACACCCACGTCGACGAGATTCTGTACGAGGGCGACAAGGCTGTTGGTATCAAGGCCACCATgtctggtgttgaggagATGAAGTTTGAAACCAACgccaagctcatcctcggTGACCCTTCATACTTTgtcgacaagaccaaggtTGTCGGCCACGTTCTCCGTGCTATCTGCATCCTGAAGCACCCTCTGGCTGGCACCAACGACAGCGACTCGGCCCAGCTCATCATCCCCCAGTCCCAGGTCGGCCGCAAGAACG ACATCTACATCGCCTGCGTTTCGTCCGCCCACAACGTCTGCCCCAAGGGCTACTGGATCGCCATCGTCTCCACCATCGCCGAGACCACGGCTAACCATCACCTTGAGCTCCAGCCCGGTCTGGACCGCCTCGGAAAGATCGAGGAGCAGTTCATG GGCCCTCCCATCCCCATCTACGAGCCCAACTCGGACGGCACCAATGAcaacatcttcatctccaagagCTACGACGCCACCAGCCACTTCGAGACCACCACCGACGACGTCAAGGACATTTACCGTCGCGCGGCTggcgaggagctcaaggttgAGGGCTTGAGGGACGGCATCCAGGTCGCCGAGGATCAGTAG
- a CDS encoding Nucleolar GTP-binding protein 1, which produces MKTTWKDIPPVPTQQEFLDIVLSRTQRKLPTQIRAGFKISRIRAFYTRKVKFTQETFSEKFGAILESFPRLQDIHPFHKDLLNTLYDADHFKIALGQLSTAKHLIETISRDYVRLLKYGQSLFQCKQLKRAALGRMATLIKRLKDPLMYLDQVRQHLGRLPSIDPNTRTLLICGYPNVGKSSFLRSITRADVDVQPYAFTTKSLFVGHFDYKYLRFQAIDTPGILDHPLEEMNTIEMQSITAIAHLRSAIMYFMDLSEQCGYTVSAQIALFKSIKPLFSNKLVFVVVNKIDVTKPEDLEPELQAELQSILKSGEVELLQLSCNTQEGVQEVKNAACERLIAERVNQKLKAGTSASGNIGGRLADVMSRIHVAQPMGGQALETFIPEGVKDRKKYDKEDPERRKLARDVEAENGGAGVFNVDMKADYLLENPEWKYDKIPEIFDGKNVYDFIDPDIEAKLQALEEEEEKLEAEGFYESDEDVEDDEEAEVLRKAELIREKQQLIRNEARMKKRLKNQAIIPRKLAKKNLSEFEDAIDALGVDATDIAERARSKSRPRGRSMSRSRLGTEDPDAMDVDRASTPRDRMRSMSRARSRAPTSSRRDDGVQDDVTRTKAERIAKLNQKRMNRMARQGEADRHTSASLTKHLVAGKRGMGKTNRR; this is translated from the exons ATGAAGACGACCTGGAAGGATATCCCCCCGGTTCCTACTCAGCAGGAGTTCCTGGACATCGTGCTGAGCCGGACTCAGCGCAAGCTGCCCACGCAGATTCGCGCCGGCTTCAAAATCAGCCGTATTCGAG CCTTCTATACTCGCAAGGTCAAGTTCACCCAGGAGACCTTTTCTGAAAAGTTCGGCGCCATCCTCGAGAGCTTCCCCCGACTGCAGGACATCCACCCGTTCCACAAGGATCTCCTCAACACCCTCTACGATGCCGACCACTTCAAGATCGCCCTCGGCCAGCTCTCCACCGCCAAGCACCTGATCGAGACCATCTCCCGCGACTATGTCCGCCTGCTCAAGTACGGCCAGTCGCTCTTCCAGtgcaagcagctcaagaggGCCGCTCTCGGTCGCATGGCCACCCTCATCAAGCGCCTCAAGGATCCCCTCATGTACCTCGACCAGGTCCGCCAGCATCTTGGCCGTCTGCCCTCGATCGACCCCAACACGAGGACCCTGCTCATCTGCGGCTACCCCAACGTTGGAAAGTCGAGCTTCCTGCGCAGCATCACCCGCGCCGACGTCGACGTCCAGCCTTATGCCTTCACCACAAAGAGTCTGTTTGTCGGTCACTTTGACTACAAGTATCTCCGCTTCCAGGCCATCGACACCCCCGGAATTCTCGACCACCCTCTCGAGGAGATGAACACCATCGAGATGCAGAGTATCACTGCCATCGCCCACTTGAGGTCCGCCATCATGTACTTTATGGATCTCTCGGAGCAGTGTGGCTACACAGTGAGCGCCCAGATCGCTCTCTTCAAGAGCATTAAGCCCCTCTTCTCCAACAAGCTCGTCtttgtcgtcgtcaacaaGATCGACGTCACCAAGCCCGAGGACCTCGAGCCCGAGCTGCAGGCCGAGCTCCAGTCCATCCTCAAGTCTGGTGAGgtcgagctcctccagctctccTGCAACACCCAGGAGGGTGTCCAGGAGGTCAAGAACGCCGCCTGCGAGCGTCTCATCGCCGAGCGCGTGAaccagaagctcaaggctggAACAAGCGCCAGCGGCAACATCGGTGGCAGGTTGGCCGATGTCATGTCCCGAATCCACGTCGCCCAGCCCATGGGCGGTCAGGCCCTTGAGACATTCATCCCCGAGGGCGTCAAGGACCGCAAGAAGTACGACAAGGAGGACCCTGAGCGCCGGAAACTGGCCAGGGATGTCGAGGCTGAGAACGGCGGTGCCGGCGTCTTCAACGTCGACATGAAGGCCGACTACCTGCTCGAGAACCCTGAGTGGAAGTACGACAAGATCCCCGAGATCTTTGACGGCAAGAACGTCTACGACTTCATCGACCCCGACATCGAGGCCAAGCTCCAGGctctcgaggaggaagaagagaagctcgaggccgagggcttCTACGAGTCggatgaggatgtcgaggacgacgaggaggccgaggtgcTGCGCAAGGCCGAGCTGATCCGCGAAAAGCAGCAGCTCATCCGCAACGAGGCCCGCATGAAGAAGCGCCTCAAGAACCAGGCCATCATCCCACGcaagctggccaagaagaacctcTCCGAGTTCGAGGACGCCATCGACGCCCTTGGAGTCGACGCCACCGATATCGCCGAGCGAGCCCGCTCAAAGTCGCGCCCCCGCGGCCGCTCCATGTCCCGCAGCCGCCTCGGCACCGAGGACCCGGACGCCATGGACGTCGACCGTGCCAGCACCCCTCGCGACCGCATGCGCTCCATGAGCCGGGCCCGAAGCCGAGCCCCGACCAGCAGCCGCCGCGACGACGGCGTCCAGGACGACGTCACCCGCACAAAGGCCGAGCGCAtcgccaagctcaaccaGAAGCGCATGAACCGCATGGCCCGCCAGGGCGAGGCAGACCGACACACGAGCGCCTCCCTGACCAAGCATCTT GTGGCCGGAAAGCGTGGCATGGGCAAGACAAACCGTCGATAA
- a CDS encoding Zn(2)-C6 fungal-type domain-containing protein yields the protein MDRDSGVASASTAQKAPDASNQQDDGKDDPDRKRNNIRKRTKTGCLSESANPPLLHVCFKSYITDVYSRKACRKRRIKCDEGRPTCNNCIKSKRQCEGYSQRVIFKDPMGAIQGGPFGPALYPPGSSHLVSHLQAKASSQGPLPMIAPKPPSFSYHGHQHVPYGHYAHGQGPMPPGAYDFNAPAVPHSYHQPNGMMPPEPRTGYAGIPQEHRPHHFGPPTNGQSSEPYADEPYASGSQANPVHIKKEPPEPVRSVPESALDYDLPEDDASMGESDDETRDPREVLGPVMKHFNGTWDSNGTRVRAFSTFAQCNILSDYTATARISELKDPRMLAIFMHFIQVTGPSMSLYERHPFDHTGENSFEATPKGANNLWSYTFPVISLNHPALLHAMLALAALQIAKLQKIPATAAMKHYHLAIRRIARNVNTPLRRTQPATVAATLLLAYFEVWSSDHTKWCNHLFGARILFREIPLREMSRRYLPVKRLKQAERDARNQNQMDSFFPGFLVTPQSELNDLDYNLLHTLSGHGTTPDDYGLGKEQPADSPNITVTDRDIEQYENVRDLYWWYCKMDVYQSMLGGTKLFMEYECWSQCPPRAPISKLEAIYGTYDHLILLLGRLAEFSSKDVSRKRRVSRAKGPPPGAGNGSPPAFPGIVPTTGNFKVPRGFTPPAGSSPQSDSTDEHDPEASFQAALQEWEAIKHAFEVFENSLGPEFQPLRPEYSDKRDSPFGMTMQYRTFSVAGIWMNYYMGMIHLFRTHPSMPPAAMQAAGMSARQTAQYSNKLGRVAAGLSDDCSQMTEITCLVSAAFIESCFCLFVAAIEYQDDGQRRWVVRRLRDIARLTGWQSARRIADGCESSWIKAAQLGRGAPYARTTEAGVVPISVWQNPRRIDRVIQELEPNEDQRIVVAKSERASYALGLLSVERDLELLELKDDG from the exons ATGGATCGAGATTCTGGAGTAGCATCAGCTTCTACTGCTCAGAAGGCACCTGATGCCTCAAACCAACAAGATGATGGCAAAGACGACCCGGATCGCAAGAGGAATAACATCCGCAAGAGGACAAAAACTGGTTGTTTAAGTGAGTCTGCAAACCCGCCACTCCTGCATGTTTGCTTCAAGAGCTACATTACTGACGTATACTCCCGTAAAGCTTGTCGCAAAAGGCGCATCAAATGCGACGAGGGCAGGCCGACGTGCAATAACTGCATCAAATCCAAACGCCAATGCGAGGGCTACAGCCAGCGGGTCATCTTCAAGGACCCAATGGGTGCGATACAAGGTGGTCCTTTTGGTCCTGCTTTGTATCCCCCGGGGTCTTCGCATCTCGTCAGTCACTTACAGGCAAAGGCCTCGTCTCAAGGTCCGTTGCCCATGATAGCCCCCAAGCCGCCCTCCTTCAGCTATCATGGGCATCAACATGTGCCCTATGGGCACTACGCCCATGGACAAGGCCCGATGCCCCCTGGCGCATACGATTTCAACGCTCCTGCTGTTCCGCATTCATACCACCAACCTAATGGCATGATGCCACCCGAACCTCGTACAGGATACGCCGGGATTCCACAAGAGCATCGCCCGCACCATTTCGGTCCTCCGACTAATGGACAGAGCAGTGAACCCTATGCCGATGAACCATATGCTAGTGGCAGCCAAGCGAATCCTGTTCACATTAAGAAAGAGCCACCCGAACCGGTGAGGTCAGTACCGGAATCCGCCCTTGATTACGACTTGCCGGAAGACGATGCCTCGATGGGGGAATCAGACGATGAAACTCGAGATCCCCGAGAGGTTCTTGGACCGGTGATGAAGCACTTCAATGGTACATGGGACTCGAATGGGACTCGAGTTCGAGCTTTTTCCACGTTTGCCCAGTGCAACATACTCTCTGACTATACCGCAACAGCCCGGATATCTGAACTCAAGGATCCTAGGATGCTGGCTATATTCATGCACTTCATTCAGGTGACAGGTCCGAGCATGTCATTGTATGAGAGGCACCCATTCGACCATACTGGCGAGAACTCGTTCGAGGCTACTCCCAAAGGAGCCAATAATCTTTGGAGCT ACACCTTTCCTGTCATATCCTTGAACCATCCCGCGCTACTTCATGCCATGCTTGCTCTGGCGGCCTTGCAGATAGCAAAACTGCAAAAAATTCCAGCTACTGCGGCCATGAAGCACTATCACCTGGCAATACGTAGGATTGCTAGAAACGTCAACACACCCCTCAGGCGCACACAACCTGCAACGGTCGCAGCAACACTCTTACTAGCATACTTCGAAGTTTGGTCATCGGATCATACCAAATGGTGCAACCATCTGTTTGGTGCCAGAATTCTGTTTCGtgaaatacctttaagggaGATGTCGCGGAGATATCTGCCGGTGAAGCGGCTGAAACAGGCAGAAAGGGATGCCCGGAATCAGAACCAAATGGACAGCTTCTTTCCTGGTTTCCTGGTAACACCACAGAGTGAACTCAACGACCTTGACTACAACCTCCTTCACACACTCTCGGGTCATGGAACCACGCCAGATGACTATGGACTGGGCAAGGAGCAACCGGCTGACTCGCCCAACATCACTGTGACTGACAGGGATATTGAGCAATACGAAAACGTGCGGGACTTGTACTGGTGGTACTGCAAGATGGATGTGTATCAAAGTATGCTTGGAGGCACCAAGTTATT CATGGAATACGAGTGTTGGTCTCAATGTCCGCCCAGAGCGCCCATCTCTAAACTGGAAGCTAT ATATGGAACATATGATCATCTCATACTCTTGCTTGGGCGCCTCGCGGAATTTTCCTCCAAAGATGTCTCACGAAAAAGAAGAGTAAGCCGTGCTAAAGGCCCTCCACCTGGAGCTGGCAATGGTTCGCCGCCTGCATTCCCTGGCATTGTACCCACGACTGGGAATTTCAAGGTCCCAAGAGGCTTCACACCCCCGGCTGGGTCATCGCCACAGAGCGACTCAACTGATGAACATGACCCTGAAGCCAGCTTCCAAGCTGCCCTCCAAGAGTGGGAGGCCATCAAACATGCATTCGAGGTTTTTGAGAACAGCCTGGGTCCTGAGTTCCAGCCTCTTAGACCGGAATACTCGGATAAACGGGACTCACCGTTTGGAATGACGATGCAATACCGGACATTTTCAGTGGCCGGGATCTGGATGAACTACTATATGGGCATGATCCACCTCTTCCGGACTCACCCTTCGATGCCGCCGGCCGCGATGCAGGCGGCTGGAATGTCGGCGCGGCAGACGGCGCAATATTCAAACAAGCTGGGTCGAGTGGCAGCTGGTCTATCAGACGACTGTTCGCAGATGACAGAGATAACCTGTTTGGTCAGCGCAGCATTCATTGAGAGCTGCTTTTGCTTGTTTGTAGCAGCTATCGAG TACCAGGATGATGGGCAGCGGCGCTGGGTCGTTCGTCGACTGCGTGATATCGCTCGACTGACGGGCTGGCAATCTGCAAGGCGGATTGCTGATGGATGCGAATCGTCTTGGATCAAGGCTGCGCAGCTCGGCCGCGGCGCGCCATATGCTCGCACGACCGAAGCTGGTGTTGTGCCCATTTCGGTGTGGCAGAATCCACGACGTATTGACCGAGTGATTCAAGAACTTGAGCCGAACGAAGACCAGCGGATCGTTGTGGCCAAGTCAGAACGAGCATCATATGCTCTTGGTTTGTTGAGCGTCGAACGAGATCTGGAGCTCCTAGAACTCAAGGATGATGGATAG